In one window of Pseudomonas benzenivorans DNA:
- a CDS encoding DUF2388 domain-containing protein, with the protein MRRLSLPLLAALSLAAAPAFADSFWRDVLSSGATTASTYLTFKDKKLIVPAQDDASSFIASAGQIRGPYLEAALQQLRRDHPELQASDLELAAAILAAEPH; encoded by the coding sequence ATGCGCCGTCTCAGCCTGCCCCTGCTCGCCGCTCTGTCCCTCGCCGCCGCGCCGGCCTTCGCCGACAGTTTCTGGCGCGACGTGCTGTCGTCCGGGGCGACGACCGCCTCGACCTACCTGACCTTCAAGGACAAGAAGCTCATAGTGCCCGCCCAGGACGACGCCAGCAGCTTCATCGCCAGCGCCGGGCAGATCCGCGGCCCCTACCTGGAGGCGGCGCTGCAGCAGCTGCGCCGCGACCACCCCGAGTTGCAGGCCAGCGACCTGGAGCTGGCCGCCGCCATACTCGCCGCCGAGCCGCACTAG
- a CDS encoding NfeD family protein: MWDYLQHLAFWDWLAVGTLLLILEVFGAGGYLLWIGLAAAGVGVLTYLFPELPWALQFLLFGLFSVLTAVLWWRRQRTAAKPSDQPGLNARGSELLGREFPLHEAISGGRGKIKAGDTLWLVSGPDLPTGSRVRVVGQDGVLLRVEAAA; this comes from the coding sequence ATGTGGGACTACCTGCAACACCTGGCGTTCTGGGACTGGCTGGCCGTCGGCACCCTGCTGCTGATCCTCGAGGTGTTCGGCGCCGGCGGCTACCTGCTATGGATCGGCCTGGCCGCCGCCGGCGTCGGCGTGCTGACCTACCTGTTCCCAGAGCTGCCCTGGGCCCTGCAGTTCCTCCTGTTCGGCCTGTTCTCGGTGCTCACCGCGGTGCTCTGGTGGCGCCGTCAGCGCACCGCAGCCAAGCCTTCCGACCAGCCCGGGCTGAATGCCCGTGGCAGCGAACTGCTCGGCCGCGAGTTCCCCCTGCATGAGGCGATCAGCGGCGGACGCGGCAAGATCAAGGCCGGCGACACGCTGTGGCTGGTCAGCGGCCCGGACCTGCCGACGGGCAGCCGGGTCCGGGTGGTCGGCCAGGACGGCGTGCTACTCAGGGTCGAGGCGGCGGCATAG